From a single Bryobacter aggregatus MPL3 genomic region:
- a CDS encoding threonine ammonia-lyase has product MQLPSPTAADVRSAATRIAGLVHRTPVLTSRGLKERSGLDCFLKAENFQRTGSFKLRGATNFIQRIPEADRARGIIAYSSGNHAQAAAYASRAAGLAATIVMPSDAPRIKIANTRDMGARVITYDRLTENREALSRQIAAETGATVIPPYDHPWTIEGQGTLALELLEEIPNLDALLVCVGGGGMLSGCALIAKDINPAIRVFGVEPALANDHALSLKAGKPVEVAGSQTIADGLRTPKPGDITFPIVQRLVEDILLVTEDEIYEAMRFALTRLKIVVEPSGAVCIAAALAGKIPGGISRVGLVVSGGNVDLELLGKLA; this is encoded by the coding sequence GTGCAATTGCCATCGCCCACGGCTGCGGACGTCCGGTCCGCAGCCACACGGATTGCGGGTCTGGTCCATCGCACCCCGGTGCTGACTTCCCGCGGACTCAAAGAGCGCAGTGGCCTCGACTGCTTTCTCAAAGCGGAGAATTTCCAACGCACCGGCAGCTTTAAACTGCGTGGGGCTACCAACTTCATCCAGCGCATTCCTGAGGCCGACCGGGCCCGTGGCATCATCGCCTATTCGAGCGGCAACCACGCGCAAGCAGCCGCCTACGCGAGCCGCGCCGCAGGCCTTGCCGCCACCATCGTGATGCCCTCGGATGCCCCGCGCATCAAGATCGCCAATACGCGCGACATGGGTGCGCGTGTCATCACCTACGACCGCCTCACCGAAAACCGCGAAGCCCTGTCCCGGCAGATCGCAGCAGAAACAGGCGCAACCGTGATTCCGCCTTACGATCACCCATGGACGATCGAGGGCCAAGGAACGCTGGCACTGGAGTTGCTGGAAGAAATTCCGAATCTGGATGCGCTACTGGTCTGCGTCGGCGGCGGGGGTATGCTGAGCGGCTGCGCTTTGATCGCCAAGGACATCAACCCTGCCATTCGGGTCTTCGGCGTCGAGCCTGCATTAGCCAACGATCATGCGTTGAGCCTGAAGGCCGGTAAGCCGGTTGAAGTAGCAGGCAGCCAGACCATTGCCGATGGGCTCCGTACTCCGAAACCAGGCGACATCACCTTCCCGATCGTCCAGCGACTGGTTGAAGACATCCTGCTCGTTACCGAGGACGAAATCTATGAGGCGATGCGCTTTGCGCTCACCCGGCTCAAGATTGTCGTTGAACCCAGTGGTGCGGTCTGTATCGCCGCCGCCCTGGCAGGCAAGATTCCGGGCGGGATCAGCCGTGTGGGCCTGGTGGTGAGTGGCGGCAACGTCGATCTCGAACTGCTCGGCAAGCTCGCCTAA
- a CDS encoding zinc ribbon domain-containing protein: MAEVCSCGTQLVENARFCHRCGAPTSVLIPEEEAVPEEVEQLLEAVELKTAPAEINFSNGTAVRVGLIVAAISMAIFGPLANLGGGGASFIGIVLLTIFAGSLSVWFYQRRTGEPLTVVAGARLGWITGVFIFALFLVLFTISFIPALESGEIQKLQEAALKQNLSDADMMKVREVFESPVMVSILVILAMVVHFVGATTLTSIGGMLGAKLLRRDQSL; encoded by the coding sequence GTGGCGGAAGTTTGCAGTTGCGGTACACAGCTCGTTGAGAATGCTCGTTTTTGTCATCGATGCGGCGCGCCCACATCGGTCCTCATTCCTGAGGAAGAAGCGGTTCCGGAAGAGGTCGAGCAACTTCTCGAAGCAGTGGAGCTGAAAACAGCGCCTGCTGAGATCAATTTCAGCAATGGCACTGCGGTTCGAGTGGGTCTGATCGTTGCGGCTATCTCGATGGCAATCTTTGGCCCGCTGGCAAATCTTGGGGGCGGCGGCGCCTCATTTATCGGAATTGTGCTGCTGACGATCTTCGCCGGATCTTTATCCGTCTGGTTCTACCAACGCCGTACCGGCGAACCGCTGACGGTGGTGGCTGGCGCGCGGCTCGGCTGGATCACCGGCGTTTTTATTTTTGCGCTGTTCCTGGTGCTCTTCACCATCTCGTTCATTCCTGCTCTTGAGTCTGGGGAGATTCAAAAGCTGCAGGAAGCGGCGCTCAAACAGAATCTTTCCGATGCCGACATGATGAAGGTAAGAGAAGTGTTTGAGAGCCCGGTGATGGTGTCGATCCTAGTGATTCTCGCGATGGTTGTTCACTTCGTCGGGGCCACGACGCTCACCAGCATCGGCGGCATGTTGGGCGCGAAGCTTCTCCGACGCGACCAGAGTCTTTAA
- a CDS encoding D-2-hydroxyacid dehydrogenase, which translates to MSSLKLLVIAEPGGRYLSLLPKLGDKVQYEVTKDPARVEELAADADVILTGMGAPTPTVNAAIGKAQKLRWLHSLSAGVDHLMATSLRESHIPVTNAKGAYSQSLGEYCIAAMLFFAKDLRRMLNSQKAGKWDVFDIDMLQGKTLGILGYGDIGKASARRAKAFGMKVIALRRRPEKSAGDECADEIWGMDRKQELMAVSDYLLLAMPATPDTKGIVSTEELKAMKSDAVIINLGRGNAIDERALITALQEKSIRGAALDVFEVEPLPEGHVFYSLDNILVSFHTADHSRTWLEDSMEIFLANFDRFVKGEALQNLVDKSVGY; encoded by the coding sequence ATGTCCTCGCTAAAACTCCTCGTGATCGCCGAGCCCGGCGGACGCTACCTCAGTCTGCTCCCCAAATTGGGAGACAAGGTGCAGTATGAAGTCACCAAAGACCCTGCCCGGGTGGAAGAACTCGCTGCCGATGCCGACGTCATCCTCACTGGCATGGGTGCGCCCACGCCGACTGTCAATGCCGCCATCGGCAAGGCGCAAAAACTGCGCTGGCTCCACTCCCTGTCTGCCGGTGTCGATCATCTGATGGCCACCAGCCTCCGGGAATCCCATATCCCGGTTACCAATGCAAAGGGCGCCTATAGCCAGTCACTCGGCGAATATTGCATTGCCGCCATGCTGTTTTTTGCAAAAGATCTGCGCCGCATGTTGAACAGCCAGAAAGCCGGCAAATGGGATGTCTTCGACATCGACATGCTGCAGGGCAAGACACTCGGCATTCTCGGCTACGGTGACATCGGCAAAGCGTCCGCCCGCCGCGCCAAGGCTTTCGGCATGAAGGTGATCGCATTGCGCCGCCGTCCTGAAAAATCCGCGGGCGACGAGTGCGCCGATGAAATCTGGGGCATGGATCGCAAGCAGGAACTCATGGCCGTCAGCGACTATCTCCTCCTTGCGATGCCTGCCACACCCGACACCAAGGGCATTGTCTCCACTGAAGAGCTGAAGGCGATGAAGTCCGATGCGGTCATCATCAATCTCGGACGCGGCAACGCAATCGATGAGCGGGCGCTCATCACAGCCCTGCAGGAGAAGTCGATTCGCGGTGCAGCGCTCGACGTCTTTGAAGTGGAACCGCTCCCCGAAGGCCACGTCTTCTACAGCCTGGACAACATCCTCGTCAGCTTCCACACCGCCGACCACTCGCGCACCTGGCTTGAGGATTCGATGGAGATCTTCCTCGCCAACTTCGATCGCTTTGTGAAGGGCGAAGCACTCCAGAACCTCGTTGACAAGAGCGTAGGCTACTAG
- a CDS encoding acetyl-CoA hydrolase/transferase family protein — MTAAQAVAVVQSQQRVFVHQACAVPFPLLDALTARAAELRGVEMIHLLTLGPLAYADPKHGDSFRHNALFVGANARPAVQSGRADYLPVFLSEIEGLFLDGTLPIDVALLQCTPPDRHGYVSLGPSVDVALSAARVARHVIAILNPRLPRTHGDSFLHRSEIDVLVEGEFELPESHAKESTPEQRAIAQHVANLIPDGATLQLGIGAIPDAIAVLLTNHRHLSVHTEMVSDAILPLLESGAVDHRDKKIYRNKVSAGFAIGSRRLMDFLDDNPLFAFHPTRLINDPLLIAQNPRVCAVNAALEIDLMGQVCADTIGPLQHSGIGGQLDFIRGAARSEGGMPFLCLPSTAKGGTLSRIVPQLKPGAAVLTTRGDVQWVVTEFGAVNLRGKNLRQRAEALVSIAHPKFQKELSLSIA, encoded by the coding sequence GTGACGGCAGCGCAGGCAGTCGCAGTTGTTCAGTCTCAGCAGCGCGTCTTTGTCCATCAGGCTTGCGCGGTTCCGTTCCCTTTGTTGGATGCGCTGACGGCGCGTGCGGCCGAGTTGCGCGGGGTGGAGATGATCCACCTGCTCACCCTGGGGCCGCTTGCCTATGCCGATCCCAAGCACGGCGACAGCTTCCGTCACAATGCGCTGTTTGTGGGTGCGAATGCCCGGCCCGCCGTACAGAGCGGGCGGGCGGATTATCTGCCGGTCTTCCTGAGCGAAATCGAAGGACTCTTTCTTGATGGGACCTTGCCGATCGATGTCGCGCTGTTGCAATGCACGCCTCCTGACCGGCATGGCTATGTGAGCCTGGGGCCCAGCGTGGACGTCGCCTTGAGCGCTGCACGCGTGGCGCGGCATGTGATCGCGATTCTGAATCCACGGCTGCCGCGTACGCATGGCGATAGCTTCCTGCACAGGAGCGAGATCGACGTTTTGGTCGAAGGTGAGTTTGAATTGCCGGAGAGCCATGCAAAGGAGAGTACGCCGGAGCAGCGGGCGATTGCGCAGCATGTCGCGAATTTGATTCCCGACGGGGCAACGCTGCAGCTTGGGATTGGGGCGATTCCGGATGCCATCGCGGTGCTGCTCACGAATCATCGGCACCTCAGCGTACACACGGAGATGGTGAGCGATGCGATCCTGCCGCTTCTCGAATCGGGTGCCGTGGACCATCGCGATAAGAAGATTTATCGCAATAAGGTGTCTGCGGGCTTTGCGATTGGCTCGCGCCGCCTGATGGACTTTCTCGATGACAATCCGCTCTTTGCCTTTCATCCGACGCGGCTGATCAATGATCCGCTGCTGATTGCACAGAACCCACGTGTTTGCGCGGTGAACGCGGCGCTCGAGATCGATCTGATGGGACAAGTTTGCGCCGATACGATTGGCCCCTTGCAGCATTCGGGGATTGGCGGGCAACTGGATTTTATTCGCGGTGCGGCGCGGAGTGAAGGTGGGATGCCGTTTCTTTGTCTGCCCTCGACGGCAAAGGGTGGGACCCTCTCGCGGATTGTTCCCCAGCTCAAGCCGGGCGCTGCGGTGCTGACCACACGCGGTGATGTGCAGTGGGTGGTGACGGAGTTCGGTGCCGTGAATTTGCGAGGGAAGAACCTACGCCAGCGCGCAGAGGCGCTGGTTTCGATTGCACATCCAAAGTTTCAGAAAGAGTTGTCTCTCTCGATTGCTTAG
- a CDS encoding TonB family protein, translating to MPAILPSDPTNSPVEELNLIRDWDEASLRPKRSIAAILSVVFHLVFFGLILMAPRSLFDSHYVPPQDAPRVERKVIPLVAPRFELTQKEKNKGPIKQELNVDDLNASLQNRRAPKTYIPPPTPTPRSEPQQQPVEAPPQLQPIAPDTRQLAQLGTPQLPPPEIRPQEQLKKSPFENVGQAAGAKKGLADGRIPQMQRQSMEDMARQSAGASQGTSGQVVTDLPSPANPMRPQNQIGSSLELLSDPQGVDFRPYLKRILAIVRKNWFAVIPESANYGRRGKTMIQFSISRDGRVPKLVISGPSGTEALDRAAVAGISASNPFPPLPAEFKGDVVRLQFAFSYNMP from the coding sequence ATGCCGGCTATTCTGCCATCTGATCCCACCAACTCGCCTGTAGAAGAACTCAATCTCATCCGGGATTGGGACGAGGCTTCTCTGCGCCCCAAGCGCAGCATCGCGGCCATCCTGTCGGTGGTCTTCCATCTGGTCTTCTTCGGCCTGATCCTGATGGCGCCCCGCAGCCTCTTTGACAGCCACTACGTCCCGCCGCAGGACGCCCCGCGTGTCGAGCGCAAAGTGATCCCGCTGGTGGCCCCGCGCTTTGAGCTGACGCAGAAGGAAAAGAACAAGGGCCCCATCAAGCAGGAGTTGAATGTCGACGACCTCAACGCGAGCCTGCAGAATCGCCGCGCGCCCAAGACCTACATCCCGCCGCCAACGCCCACGCCGCGCTCAGAACCGCAACAGCAGCCCGTTGAGGCCCCACCGCAGCTACAACCCATTGCGCCCGACACCAGGCAATTGGCACAACTCGGAACCCCACAGTTGCCGCCTCCCGAGATCAGGCCGCAGGAACAGTTGAAGAAAAGTCCGTTTGAGAATGTGGGCCAGGCCGCAGGAGCAAAGAAAGGCCTCGCCGACGGCCGCATTCCCCAGATGCAGCGCCAGAGCATGGAAGACATGGCCCGCCAGTCTGCCGGAGCCTCGCAGGGCACCAGCGGCCAGGTCGTGACCGATCTCCCCTCGCCCGCCAATCCGATGCGGCCGCAGAACCAGATCGGCTCCAGCCTCGAATTGCTCAGCGATCCGCAAGGTGTCGACTTCCGGCCCTACCTCAAACGCATCCTCGCCATTGTCCGCAAGAACTGGTTTGCTGTCATTCCAGAAAGTGCAAACTACGGACGCCGTGGTAAGACGATGATTCAGTTTTCGATCAGCAGAGACGGCCGGGTGCCGAAGCTTGTGATTTCCGGACCCTCTGGCACGGAGGCGCTGGACCGCGCCGCCGTTGCTGGCATCAGCGCGTCCAACCCATTTCCGCCATTGCCTGCGGAGTTCAAGGGCGATGTAGTGCGCTTGCAGTTCGCCTTCTCGTACAACATGCCATGA